Below is a window of Watersipora subatra chromosome 11, tzWatSuba1.1, whole genome shotgun sequence DNA.
TATTTCTTTAGTGGTTTTGACTGATACATCTAATGGCTGCAATTTTGAGGTGGTATGAGGAGGAAATGTGACCTTCAACTCTACCAATTTTCGCTGTTTGAATAGCTTGTATTGACAAGAGGCCGATATGATTAGCCAAGATAGTCATTTCAGGAGCATCCTTAGAAGGCTAAAGGTGCGTTTACACCAGGCCGATTTGTCGGAGTTGTTTCAACTCCGACGAAATTTGAGTTGGAACCGCTTCTAGTCTGTCTACGATTTGAAATACGTTTTTGCAGAGGCTTTTACACCGGACCAACTCCAACTCCGATTATACAAAATGGGTcactattttaaccaattaaatacaacatCGATACCTATTCCATTTTGAGCGCTTATCACCATAAACGGAAACGATAACCTTGCCATTGATTCATAGCACGCCCACACAGCTTCAACTTACCATAATTcttatagtaacaatagtaataatttagttcgtcaaaagtaatttttttcaagGATGGAACAAGACAACGACGATTTACTACTATGTTGTGCTGCAGCTGCAGCCGTTATAATTTTAGATGAAGTCGAAGAAAAACAGGTACGTGCGCATATTTTAATTtggatatacattgtatagtcaaTTATTTAAGCTATTCATATTGTTAACATTTAATTTAACAATATTGTTTACggtttttcatcaatgtttcaatttacataattttattaattgtcaCTGTACCCAGTTAGAcaaaccgttagaaaaaataatgcTAATATTTATCGAAATATCACTATATCTTAGTAAATCCACCATTGCATTTCCCTCTGGCAGTTTCTATATTCGACAGTACCCTAACAAGGCAATCTACTTTTAAACTGCTTGGCTTTGTCATCAACCagaccacatctcattcatGTCAAATAACATCATCTAacctacgtttattttataacattcgtcatcttatgaactttgatattgccagactatattactataattttatccattcttatcttatatatggcctACATGTGTTCtaccctacaacacctgtaaaatcttttaaaaccaaactcaaactacacctactattctctgaccaataataccattaaCCATCTAGTCTCACCTATTTTAACATTATACGATggttgttttcataactagaaatttgttgtcatagatatgcataactATTTTCACGGAGTTTTTGTTTGTccaatttttgtttaaacaatacttttAGTTGTAcattgctttttagttagtttactagctgtggtaccttgtggaaaacatattgtaaaatatgactattgattatcACAATAAAGGTtgctcatgtatatatatatatattgcctaTTAATTTTCGGGAAAATCTTTCCTCGGTTTGTGACCCAAACCGACTTTTCACATGATTGTACTACTGCATGTTCTGTATATTTGTAGGAAGATTTGAGAAAGGGTAAACCATGGGTCGGTCCAATTACTGGATCACGTACCATACATGGTGCTTTTTATTCAACTGTGCCCAAGCTAATCGATGCTACTGGCGATGACAAGCTACCGTCCAACCGGGTTGGCACGTTCCAAAATTACTTCCGATTGTCTAAAGAAGAGTTTTGCTTAGTTTTATCGAAAGTGGAGCTAGAAATAAAGAAGCTAGATACCCACTATAGAGAAGCTATTACTGCCGAAGAAAGATTGATGGTAACACTGAGATATTTAGCTACCGGCTCTAGTTTAACTCAACTGCAGTATGAATGGTATATCTCAGTTGCTAGCTTATCACAAATAATTTCCGAGACTTCAAGAGCaatatataattgtttaaaaGACGACTTTATTAAAACTCCGTCTAGTGTGCAAGAATGGCTCAACATCTCGACTGATTTGGAAGATAAATGGAATTTCCCAAATGCCATTGGTGCCCTTGACGGCAAACATGTGATGATGAACAAGCCTTGGCGTGCTGGGTCTGAGTACCATAACTACAAGGGACAGGAATCAATTATCTTGCTGGCTATGTGTGACGCCAATTACTCTTTTATGTATGTTGATGTTGGGGCACAAGGTCGAGCTTCAGATGGAGGTGTTTTTGAAGTCAGTACGCTGCAGGCATCATTGACCAGCAATAATATTAACGTACCGCCTGCCCGCTTGCTGCCAGGGTGTAAAGAACCTTTACCTTATGTAATACTAGCCGATGAGGCCTTTCCTTTAAAATCTCACTTGATGCGACCATACCCGAAAAGGGTTTTGACAGATGAGAGAAGAATTTTTAATTACCGGTTGTCACGGGTTAGAAGACTAATTGAAAACTCATTTGGAATTCTCTCTTCGACATGGCGAATTTTACTTCGTCACATTGACCCTCAGCCAGATAAAACTAGAACCATTGTATTGGCTTGCTGCGCTCTGCACAATCTGATTCGTAGTTCTTGCCATCCTCCTGAAGGAACAGTGCCACCATTACCTCGAGAACCGTCTAATCTAGCAGACACTATACCTAGTGTTAGACCAACTGAAGCTGCTAAGATGGTTCGGGAACAGTATTGTGATTATCTCAACAAAGATGGAGCAGTCTGGTGGCAGAGAGGGTACGCATTGTTACAATGATACAGGTGAGCTtgattttaaagcattttataacTAGGCTGCTTGAAATTCATCTCTTGTGTTCTGACATTTCTCTTCAGCAATTTGTGTGCAGGGATACAAATAATTGcaataatttcaaaatttttcacacGGTTCACCTGTAGTTTGGTGAGCATATCTAAGACTGTCTCTTGCAGTAGTGAATGAGAATTACCTATGTTTTAGATCTGTCAAGCAATGGTAACGCAGTCATGGATTGAtgagttattattatattcgATGTACATCAACCAACACTACAAAAGCTCATTCTTTTGGAAGCAATTACGGTGTTTGCCATCTACCGTACAGCAGTTAACATTTTGCTCAATGGTAAAGACAGTTTGTAAAGTGCatgtttattgaatatttgaGTCCTATTGATCTGTGTAAAAATATTATCACACACTTATGACATTtacagtggtgtgcaaaataaactggaccacgtttctaaaaaactaaaaatctcATTTACAAACTTTGTCATCCACTGTAAATATAGTCTGTAAACTTAGTCCATGgccataaattatatgttaaattacTCCTATTTTTGTCCTTGTTTCACATATATAAACAAAGCAGCTGTtagattatattttttaataattatgtagGCTGAATTCTgatcatttcaattttttgaaatgttgcaaattaaaaaaatgaaatgttcagatTTTAGCCTACATAGTGAtttaaatacataattttataaactgtttgatttacatatttaaaataagGACAAAAAAGGGATACattcaatatataatatatggttaTGGACCAAATGAACAGTAGGTAACCATGTTGTACATGAGAATTTTAGTATTCCCATAAAAAAGGTATATATATGCAGAAAATATAAGTTTATGATTATATGAAAACTTGTTAGTACTATAATATTAAATAGCTCGGATCAGTGTCCGCTTCGGTTGATTGGCCATATATAGGTGCCGGTGGTTGTCTTGAAACCGAGCTTCATGAAGAATTTGTTGAATCTTCAACAATGTGGTCGAGGCTACTTGTTTATTTGAGATTTGGCGGAGCTGCTCAGCAATCATCTTGCCAGCATAGTCATACTCATCCAATTTTGGGTTCCTACTTTCCTGCACTGTCATCATAGTGTCTGTTATCGCTTTTAAGGTTTTAGCTCTGGTTTCTTCAGACTCCGCCCTCTTGCGCTTGAGCGACCGGGATGGCTGAACTGCAGTTTCAGGCGCACTATCACCATTCATTTCCTCGAGACTGGGAGACGAGGCAATTGGTACAGCTAACACTGCTGAATCGGATTTATTCATGTCAGCTTGACTGGCTGAGTCTGTGGGTGCTGAAAAAGATGACGAATATGAGTTAGTTGTCGATTTGTCATACAGTAGCGTGGGTATTGTTACATGTACCatgtacaaataataaaactctCTATATGAACTACGTACCTTCACTAGGCATCTCAATACTAGACTCAGTCTGATTGACATGCACCGTCGCTGCAAGAAACATTAGGCTGGTGTAGTATGGCCAAGAAGGTTGATAAGTATCTCCAGCCCCTGCACCTGACCTCTGGGAACTGAGTACTTTTTTGTATTCTTTAAGCCAGTGCGTGCGTAGCCCTTGATACTTGGCTTTGACAATTTGAACtaaaatgagacaaaaaactaaataaataattaacacaTTGAATTCTTGTGTAGGTAAACCAACGAGAGTGATCTCTAATAAAACCAtcagcattgatgaaaatagGTTGCAGTTTGGCGAGGGTTCAAATAAAAGCGATcattattaaatttgttgtaataaacaaactattaacataaacattaataatttttaattactaCATGTTTACTACCTTTGCTAGATCAGCTGTTTACACAATAGATAACACTACACTGCGCACTATTGCTAGACCTACTAACCTGTACTGTTCAGCGACTTGGCTAAATCCACATACTGTCCTTGAGCCCGTGAAAAATGCTCCGGATGCGTATGGTTCCATATGTAGAACCGTGGTTGTAACTCTGTGATTAACTGCTCAGAGCTCAGTGttttcaatgctaattttaacTGATCTTTAGGAACAACGGAATAAACAGCCATGTTTTATGATTGCTATGATTGCTAATGATATTACCCGCGCAATTGCGAAGTTTTGCAATTTTACgagatatgattggtcaatttatTGTTTCACTCCGACAAGGACGGCCGTCAAAATTGGACCAACATAGTATGTAGCATTTCACCGATTTTGTGTCTTTGACGGAGACGATGCAGTTTTTACAAC
It encodes the following:
- the LOC137408692 gene encoding putative nuclease HARBI1, encoding MEQDNDDLLLCCAAAAAVIILDEVEEKQEDLRKGKPWVGPITGSRTIHGAFYSTVPKLIDATGDDKLPSNRVGTFQNYFRLSKEEFCLVLSKVELEIKKLDTHYREAITAEERLMVTLRYLATGSSLTQLQYEWYISVASLSQIISETSRAIYNCLKDDFIKTPSSVQEWLNISTDLEDKWNFPNAIGALDGKHVMMNKPWRAGSEYHNYKGQESIILLAMCDANYSFMYVDVGAQGRASDGGVFEVSTLQASLTSNNINVPPARLLPGCKEPLPYVILADEAFPLKSHLMRPYPKRVLTDERRIFNYRLSRVRRLIENSFGILSSTWRILLRHIDPQPDKTRTIVLACCALHNLIRSSCHPPEGTVPPLPREPSNLADTIPSVRPTEAAKMVREQYCDYLNKDGAVWWQRGSVKQW